From Ailuropoda melanoleuca isolate Jingjing chromosome 8, ASM200744v2, whole genome shotgun sequence, a single genomic window includes:
- the FCRL3 gene encoding Fc receptor-like protein 3 isoform X6 yields the protein MGFPCHWPGQVPMLLWLLLTLAPGREQSGTFPKAFLLLKPPWSTAFKGEKVTLTCEADHSPAQGYTSWYHNWAFWVTGSKTIQTQKSGHYACKTQRSSISDPVHVEFLSEWLILQASHPVFEGDDVDLRCRGKNEEDINEKIYYRNQKEIGRHLSKFTLRSVSRDKSEYHCTASGESFWGPWEETSKPLNIQVQELFPHPVLRVSTPQPIEGSPVNLKCETWLPPLRSYIELQFCFFREDKVLGSGWSSSPELQIPTMWSEDSGSYSCQANAVTPNISKKSLRSWIRVKRIPVSDVNLEIQPPGGQLIEGEDLALICSVAKGTGTVTFSWHREGTERSLGRKTQRALSAELRIAAVRQQDAGRYYCAADNMHGPILSRRIRVNPRIPASRPVLTLRTPRTRAMVGDMVELCCEAQRGSPPILYRFYHEDVTLGSSSAPSGGGASFNLSLTTEHSGNYSCEADNGLGAQRSEAVPLSVSVPVSRPVLTLNPARAQAVVGDLLELRCEAQSGSPPILYWFYHEDVTLGNSSAPSGGGASFNLSLTTEHSGNYSCGADNGLGVQRSYTVTLNFTEFSTNKVTHITVGVIGCLLSLLVLAASASLVSHFRTQRKSGGLATTGTPSYSPKEHWKPSWSGPPRTDPRRPTPGEPPALMELQPVYSNEAGCELSG from the exons ATGGGCTTTCCCTGCCATTGGCCAGGCCAGGTCCCCATGCTTCTGTGGCTGCTGCTGACCCTGG CTCCCGGACGAGAGCAGTCAG GAACATTTCCAAAAGCTTTTCTTCTCCTCAAACCTCCATGGTCTACAGCCttcaaaggagagaaagtgaCTCTCACCTGTGAGGCTGACCATTCTCCTGCCCAGGGATATACATCTTGGTATCACAACTGGGCTTTCTGGGTAACCGGCTCTAAAACAATCCAAACACAGAAGTCTGGACATTACGCATGCAAGACCCAAAGATCTTCCATCAGTGACCCCGTGCATGTGGAATTTTTATCTG AGTGGCTGATCCTCCAGGCCTCACACCCTGTCTTTGAAGGAGATGATGTAGACCTGAGGTGCCGGGGGAAGAATGAAGAAGATATTAATGAGAAGATTTACtacagaaatcaaaaagaaattggTCGTCATCTCTCAAAGTTCACACTACGTTCAGTCTCCAGGGACAAGAGCGAATATCATTGTACTGCTTCTGGGGAATCTTTCTGGGGGCCATGGGAAGAAACTTCAAAACCTTTGAATATCCAAGTTCAAG agCTGTTTCCACATCCTGTGCTGAGAGTCAGCACCCCCCAGCCCATCGAGGGGAGCCCAGTGAACCTGAAATGTGAGACCTGGCTCCCTCCACTGAGGTCATACATTGAGCTTCAGTTCTGTTTCTTCAGAGAAGataaggtcctgggatctggctgGAGCAGCTCCCCGGAGCTCCAGATTCCCACCATGTGGAGTGAAGATTCCGGGTCCTACTCGTGCCAGGCAAACGCAGTGACTCCCAATATCAGTAAAAAAAGCCTGAGATCCTGGATACGTGTAAAGA GGATCCCTGTGTCTGATGTGAATCTAGAGATCCAGCCCCCTGGGGGCCAGCTGATTGAAGGAGAAGATCTGGCCCTTATCTGCTCAGTAGCCAAGGGTACAGGGACTGTCACATTCTCCTGGCACCGGGAGGGCACGGAGAGGAGCTTGGGCAGGAAGACGCAGCGTGCCCTGTCCGCAGAGCTGCGGATAGCTGCGGTGAGGCAGCAGGACGCTGGGAGGTACTACTGTGCGGCCGACAACATGCACGGCCCCATCCTCAGTAGACGGATCAGAGTCAATCCGAGAA TTCCAGCGTCCCGCCCTGTCCTCACCCTCAGGACACCCAGAACCCGGGCCATGGTGGGGGACATGGTGGAGCTTTGctgtgaggcccagaggggctcTCCCCCGATCCTGTACCGGTTTTATCACGAGGATGTCACCCTGGGGAGCAGCTCGGCCCCCTCTGGAGGAGGAGCGTCCTTCAACCTCTCTCTGACCACAGAACATTCCGGGAACTACTCCTGTGAGGCCGACAATGGCCTGGGGGCCCAGCGCAGCGAGGCGGTGCCACTTTCCGTCTCAG TTCCAGTGTCTCGCCCCGTGCTCACCCTCAACCCTGCCAGGGCCCAGGCTGTGGTGGGAGATTTGTTAGAGCTTCGCTGTGAGGCCCAGAGCGGCTCTCCCCCGATCTTATACTGGTTTTATCACGAGGATGTCACCCTGGGGAACAGCTCGGCCCCCTCTGGAGGAGGAGCATCTTTTAACCTCTCTCTGACcacagaacattctggaaactaCTCCTGTGGGGCTGACAATGGCCTGGGGGTCCAGAGAAGTTACACAGTGACACTCAACTTCACAG AGTTTTCCACGAACAAAGTAACCCACATCACTGTGGGCGTCATCGGGTGCCTGCTAAGCCTGCTTGTCCTTGCTGCTAGTGCTTCTTTGGTGAGTCACTTCAGGACCCAAAGGAAATCAG GAGGACTCGCTACCACCGGAACACCCAG TTACAGTCCCAAGGAGCATTGGAAGCCTTCCTGGTCCGGACCCCCCCGCACAGACCCCCGAAGGCCCACCCCCGGTGAGCCGCCTGCCCTGATGGAGCTGCAGCCCGTGTACAGCAATG AAGCTGGTTGTGAACTGAGTGGCTGA
- the FCRL3 gene encoding Fc receptor-like protein 3 isoform X1 has protein sequence MGFPCHWPGQVPMLLWLLLTLAPGREQSGTFPKAFLLLKPPWSTAFKGEKVTLTCEADHSPAQGYTSWYHNWAFWVTGSKTIQTQKSGHYACKTQRSSISDPVHVEFLSEWLILQASHPVFEGDDVDLRCRGKNEEDINEKIYYRNQKEIGRHLSKFTLRSVSRDKSEYHCTASGESFWGPWEETSKPLNIQVQELFPHPVLRVSTPQPIEGSPVNLKCETWLPPLRSYIELQFCFFREDKVLGSGWSSSPELQIPTMWSEDSGSYSCQANAVTPNISKKSLRSWIRVKRIPVSDVNLEIQPPGGQLIEGEDLALICSVAKGTGTVTFSWHREGTERSLGRKTQRALSAELRIAAVRQQDAGRYYCAADNMHGPILSRRIRVNPRIPASRPVLTLRTPRTRAMVGDMVELCCEAQRGSPPILYRFYHEDVTLGSSSAPSGGGASFNLSLTTEHSGNYSCEADNGLGAQRSEAVPLSVSVPVSRPVLTLNPARAQAVVGDLLELRCEAQSGSPPILYWFYHEDVTLGNSSAPSGGGASFNLSLTTEHSGNYSCGADNGLGVQRSYTVTLNFTEFSTNKVTHITVGVIGCLLSLLVLAASASLVSHFRTQRKSGGLATTGTPSYSPKEHWKPSWSGPPRTDPRRPTPGEPPALMELQPVYSNVSPGDDNLVYSQICSSQHSKENPGETPSRQVEVRRPCVSGSKRRLLIGPLKYEWDTERRHPLLPCSHPMAVSLPTDPCPLPPDPTHSLGTDTIVSHKHTGNI, from the exons ATGGGCTTTCCCTGCCATTGGCCAGGCCAGGTCCCCATGCTTCTGTGGCTGCTGCTGACCCTGG CTCCCGGACGAGAGCAGTCAG GAACATTTCCAAAAGCTTTTCTTCTCCTCAAACCTCCATGGTCTACAGCCttcaaaggagagaaagtgaCTCTCACCTGTGAGGCTGACCATTCTCCTGCCCAGGGATATACATCTTGGTATCACAACTGGGCTTTCTGGGTAACCGGCTCTAAAACAATCCAAACACAGAAGTCTGGACATTACGCATGCAAGACCCAAAGATCTTCCATCAGTGACCCCGTGCATGTGGAATTTTTATCTG AGTGGCTGATCCTCCAGGCCTCACACCCTGTCTTTGAAGGAGATGATGTAGACCTGAGGTGCCGGGGGAAGAATGAAGAAGATATTAATGAGAAGATTTACtacagaaatcaaaaagaaattggTCGTCATCTCTCAAAGTTCACACTACGTTCAGTCTCCAGGGACAAGAGCGAATATCATTGTACTGCTTCTGGGGAATCTTTCTGGGGGCCATGGGAAGAAACTTCAAAACCTTTGAATATCCAAGTTCAAG agCTGTTTCCACATCCTGTGCTGAGAGTCAGCACCCCCCAGCCCATCGAGGGGAGCCCAGTGAACCTGAAATGTGAGACCTGGCTCCCTCCACTGAGGTCATACATTGAGCTTCAGTTCTGTTTCTTCAGAGAAGataaggtcctgggatctggctgGAGCAGCTCCCCGGAGCTCCAGATTCCCACCATGTGGAGTGAAGATTCCGGGTCCTACTCGTGCCAGGCAAACGCAGTGACTCCCAATATCAGTAAAAAAAGCCTGAGATCCTGGATACGTGTAAAGA GGATCCCTGTGTCTGATGTGAATCTAGAGATCCAGCCCCCTGGGGGCCAGCTGATTGAAGGAGAAGATCTGGCCCTTATCTGCTCAGTAGCCAAGGGTACAGGGACTGTCACATTCTCCTGGCACCGGGAGGGCACGGAGAGGAGCTTGGGCAGGAAGACGCAGCGTGCCCTGTCCGCAGAGCTGCGGATAGCTGCGGTGAGGCAGCAGGACGCTGGGAGGTACTACTGTGCGGCCGACAACATGCACGGCCCCATCCTCAGTAGACGGATCAGAGTCAATCCGAGAA TTCCAGCGTCCCGCCCTGTCCTCACCCTCAGGACACCCAGAACCCGGGCCATGGTGGGGGACATGGTGGAGCTTTGctgtgaggcccagaggggctcTCCCCCGATCCTGTACCGGTTTTATCACGAGGATGTCACCCTGGGGAGCAGCTCGGCCCCCTCTGGAGGAGGAGCGTCCTTCAACCTCTCTCTGACCACAGAACATTCCGGGAACTACTCCTGTGAGGCCGACAATGGCCTGGGGGCCCAGCGCAGCGAGGCGGTGCCACTTTCCGTCTCAG TTCCAGTGTCTCGCCCCGTGCTCACCCTCAACCCTGCCAGGGCCCAGGCTGTGGTGGGAGATTTGTTAGAGCTTCGCTGTGAGGCCCAGAGCGGCTCTCCCCCGATCTTATACTGGTTTTATCACGAGGATGTCACCCTGGGGAACAGCTCGGCCCCCTCTGGAGGAGGAGCATCTTTTAACCTCTCTCTGACcacagaacattctggaaactaCTCCTGTGGGGCTGACAATGGCCTGGGGGTCCAGAGAAGTTACACAGTGACACTCAACTTCACAG AGTTTTCCACGAACAAAGTAACCCACATCACTGTGGGCGTCATCGGGTGCCTGCTAAGCCTGCTTGTCCTTGCTGCTAGTGCTTCTTTGGTGAGTCACTTCAGGACCCAAAGGAAATCAG GAGGACTCGCTACCACCGGAACACCCAG TTACAGTCCCAAGGAGCATTGGAAGCCTTCCTGGTCCGGACCCCCCCGCACAGACCCCCGAAGGCCCACCCCCGGTGAGCCGCCTGCCCTGATGGAGCTGCAGCCCGTGTACAGCAATG TGAGTCCTGGAGATGACAACCTGGTCTATTCCCAGATCTGCAGCAGCCAGCATTCAAAGGAAAATCCAGGTGAGACACCTTCCAGACAAGTGGAGGTGAG GCGGCCATGTGTGAGTGGATCCAAGAGGCGGCTTCTGATCGGGCCTCTCAAATATGAGTGGGACACGGAAAGAAGGCATCCTCTCCTCCCTTGCAGCCATCCTATGGCTGTGTCCCTTCCCACAGACCCGTGTCCACTGCCACCGGACCCCACACACTCTCTGGGGACAGACACTATTGTTTCCCACAAACATACTGGTAACATCTAG
- the FCRL3 gene encoding Fc receptor-like protein 3 isoform X4, with translation MGFPCHWPGQVPMLLWLLLTLAPGREQSGTFPKAFLLLKPPWSTAFKGEKVTLTCEADHSPAQGYTSWYHNWAFWVTGSKTIQTQKSGHYACKTQRSSISDPVHVEFLSEWLILQASHPVFEGDDVDLRCRGKNEEDINEKIYYRNQKEIGRHLSKFTLRSVSRDKSEYHCTASGESFWGPWEETSKPLNIQVQELFPHPVLRVSTPQPIEGSPVNLKCETWLPPLRSYIELQFCFFREDKVLGSGWSSSPELQIPTMWSEDSGSYSCQANAVTPNISKKSLRSWIRVKRIPVSDVNLEIQPPGGQLIEGEDLALICSVAKGTGTVTFSWHREGTERSLGRKTQRALSAELRIAAVRQQDAGRYYCAADNMHGPILSRRIRVNPRIPASRPVLTLRTPRTRAMVGDMVELCCEAQRGSPPILYRFYHEDVTLGSSSAPSGGGASFNLSLTTEHSGNYSCEADNGLGAQRSEAVPLSVSVPVSRPVLTLNPARAQAVVGDLLELRCEAQSGSPPILYWFYHEDVTLGNSSAPSGGGASFNLSLTTEHSGNYSCGADNGLGVQRSYTVTLNFTEFSTNKVTHITVGVIGCLLSLLVLAASASLVSHFRTQRKSGGLATTGTPSYSPKEHWKPSWSGPPRTDPRRPTPGEPPALMELQPVYSNVSPGDDNLVYSQICSSQHSKENPAHAPRTRWKDEEPAIIYSEVKKVHPDDPEGQAHEDAAGNYENVSWAPPALDC, from the exons ATGGGCTTTCCCTGCCATTGGCCAGGCCAGGTCCCCATGCTTCTGTGGCTGCTGCTGACCCTGG CTCCCGGACGAGAGCAGTCAG GAACATTTCCAAAAGCTTTTCTTCTCCTCAAACCTCCATGGTCTACAGCCttcaaaggagagaaagtgaCTCTCACCTGTGAGGCTGACCATTCTCCTGCCCAGGGATATACATCTTGGTATCACAACTGGGCTTTCTGGGTAACCGGCTCTAAAACAATCCAAACACAGAAGTCTGGACATTACGCATGCAAGACCCAAAGATCTTCCATCAGTGACCCCGTGCATGTGGAATTTTTATCTG AGTGGCTGATCCTCCAGGCCTCACACCCTGTCTTTGAAGGAGATGATGTAGACCTGAGGTGCCGGGGGAAGAATGAAGAAGATATTAATGAGAAGATTTACtacagaaatcaaaaagaaattggTCGTCATCTCTCAAAGTTCACACTACGTTCAGTCTCCAGGGACAAGAGCGAATATCATTGTACTGCTTCTGGGGAATCTTTCTGGGGGCCATGGGAAGAAACTTCAAAACCTTTGAATATCCAAGTTCAAG agCTGTTTCCACATCCTGTGCTGAGAGTCAGCACCCCCCAGCCCATCGAGGGGAGCCCAGTGAACCTGAAATGTGAGACCTGGCTCCCTCCACTGAGGTCATACATTGAGCTTCAGTTCTGTTTCTTCAGAGAAGataaggtcctgggatctggctgGAGCAGCTCCCCGGAGCTCCAGATTCCCACCATGTGGAGTGAAGATTCCGGGTCCTACTCGTGCCAGGCAAACGCAGTGACTCCCAATATCAGTAAAAAAAGCCTGAGATCCTGGATACGTGTAAAGA GGATCCCTGTGTCTGATGTGAATCTAGAGATCCAGCCCCCTGGGGGCCAGCTGATTGAAGGAGAAGATCTGGCCCTTATCTGCTCAGTAGCCAAGGGTACAGGGACTGTCACATTCTCCTGGCACCGGGAGGGCACGGAGAGGAGCTTGGGCAGGAAGACGCAGCGTGCCCTGTCCGCAGAGCTGCGGATAGCTGCGGTGAGGCAGCAGGACGCTGGGAGGTACTACTGTGCGGCCGACAACATGCACGGCCCCATCCTCAGTAGACGGATCAGAGTCAATCCGAGAA TTCCAGCGTCCCGCCCTGTCCTCACCCTCAGGACACCCAGAACCCGGGCCATGGTGGGGGACATGGTGGAGCTTTGctgtgaggcccagaggggctcTCCCCCGATCCTGTACCGGTTTTATCACGAGGATGTCACCCTGGGGAGCAGCTCGGCCCCCTCTGGAGGAGGAGCGTCCTTCAACCTCTCTCTGACCACAGAACATTCCGGGAACTACTCCTGTGAGGCCGACAATGGCCTGGGGGCCCAGCGCAGCGAGGCGGTGCCACTTTCCGTCTCAG TTCCAGTGTCTCGCCCCGTGCTCACCCTCAACCCTGCCAGGGCCCAGGCTGTGGTGGGAGATTTGTTAGAGCTTCGCTGTGAGGCCCAGAGCGGCTCTCCCCCGATCTTATACTGGTTTTATCACGAGGATGTCACCCTGGGGAACAGCTCGGCCCCCTCTGGAGGAGGAGCATCTTTTAACCTCTCTCTGACcacagaacattctggaaactaCTCCTGTGGGGCTGACAATGGCCTGGGGGTCCAGAGAAGTTACACAGTGACACTCAACTTCACAG AGTTTTCCACGAACAAAGTAACCCACATCACTGTGGGCGTCATCGGGTGCCTGCTAAGCCTGCTTGTCCTTGCTGCTAGTGCTTCTTTGGTGAGTCACTTCAGGACCCAAAGGAAATCAG GAGGACTCGCTACCACCGGAACACCCAG TTACAGTCCCAAGGAGCATTGGAAGCCTTCCTGGTCCGGACCCCCCCGCACAGACCCCCGAAGGCCCACCCCCGGTGAGCCGCCTGCCCTGATGGAGCTGCAGCCCGTGTACAGCAATG TGAGTCCTGGAGATGACAACCTGGTCTATTCCCAGATCTGCAGCAGCCAGCATTCAAAGGAAAATCCAG CACATGCACCAAGGACACGTTGGAAGGATGAG GAACCCGCAATCATCTATTCAGAGGTGAAGAAGGTGCACCCAGATGACCCCGAAGGGCAGGCCCACGAAGATGCTGCAGGAAACTATGAGAATGTCTCCTGGGCACCGCCAGCCCTGGACTGCTAG
- the FCRL3 gene encoding Fc receptor-like protein 3 isoform X3, whose product MGFPCHWPGQVPMLLWLLLTLAPGREQSGTFPKAFLLLKPPWSTAFKGEKVTLTCEADHSPAQGYTSWYHNWAFWVTGSKTIQTQKSGHYACKTQRSSISDPVHVEFLSGDDVDLRCRGKNEEDINEKIYYRNQKEIGRHLSKFTLRSVSRDKSEYHCTASGESFWGPWEETSKPLNIQVQELFPHPVLRVSTPQPIEGSPVNLKCETWLPPLRSYIELQFCFFREDKVLGSGWSSSPELQIPTMWSEDSGSYSCQANAVTPNISKKSLRSWIRVKRIPVSDVNLEIQPPGGQLIEGEDLALICSVAKGTGTVTFSWHREGTERSLGRKTQRALSAELRIAAVRQQDAGRYYCAADNMHGPILSRRIRVNPRIPASRPVLTLRTPRTRAMVGDMVELCCEAQRGSPPILYRFYHEDVTLGSSSAPSGGGASFNLSLTTEHSGNYSCEADNGLGAQRSEAVPLSVSVPVSRPVLTLNPARAQAVVGDLLELRCEAQSGSPPILYWFYHEDVTLGNSSAPSGGGASFNLSLTTEHSGNYSCGADNGLGVQRSYTVTLNFTEFSTNKVTHITVGVIGCLLSLLVLAASASLVSHFRTQRKSGGLATTGTPSYSPKEHWKPSWSGPPRTDPRRPTPGEPPALMELQPVYSNVSPGDDNLVYSQICSSQHSKENPGETPSRQVEVRRPCVSGSKRRLLIGPLKYEWDTERRHPLLPCSHPMAVSLPTDPCPLPPDPTHSLGTDTIVSHKHTGNI is encoded by the exons ATGGGCTTTCCCTGCCATTGGCCAGGCCAGGTCCCCATGCTTCTGTGGCTGCTGCTGACCCTGG CTCCCGGACGAGAGCAGTCAG GAACATTTCCAAAAGCTTTTCTTCTCCTCAAACCTCCATGGTCTACAGCCttcaaaggagagaaagtgaCTCTCACCTGTGAGGCTGACCATTCTCCTGCCCAGGGATATACATCTTGGTATCACAACTGGGCTTTCTGGGTAACCGGCTCTAAAACAATCCAAACACAGAAGTCTGGACATTACGCATGCAAGACCCAAAGATCTTCCATCAGTGACCCCGTGCATGTGGAATTTTTATCTG GAGATGATGTAGACCTGAGGTGCCGGGGGAAGAATGAAGAAGATATTAATGAGAAGATTTACtacagaaatcaaaaagaaattggTCGTCATCTCTCAAAGTTCACACTACGTTCAGTCTCCAGGGACAAGAGCGAATATCATTGTACTGCTTCTGGGGAATCTTTCTGGGGGCCATGGGAAGAAACTTCAAAACCTTTGAATATCCAAGTTCAAG agCTGTTTCCACATCCTGTGCTGAGAGTCAGCACCCCCCAGCCCATCGAGGGGAGCCCAGTGAACCTGAAATGTGAGACCTGGCTCCCTCCACTGAGGTCATACATTGAGCTTCAGTTCTGTTTCTTCAGAGAAGataaggtcctgggatctggctgGAGCAGCTCCCCGGAGCTCCAGATTCCCACCATGTGGAGTGAAGATTCCGGGTCCTACTCGTGCCAGGCAAACGCAGTGACTCCCAATATCAGTAAAAAAAGCCTGAGATCCTGGATACGTGTAAAGA GGATCCCTGTGTCTGATGTGAATCTAGAGATCCAGCCCCCTGGGGGCCAGCTGATTGAAGGAGAAGATCTGGCCCTTATCTGCTCAGTAGCCAAGGGTACAGGGACTGTCACATTCTCCTGGCACCGGGAGGGCACGGAGAGGAGCTTGGGCAGGAAGACGCAGCGTGCCCTGTCCGCAGAGCTGCGGATAGCTGCGGTGAGGCAGCAGGACGCTGGGAGGTACTACTGTGCGGCCGACAACATGCACGGCCCCATCCTCAGTAGACGGATCAGAGTCAATCCGAGAA TTCCAGCGTCCCGCCCTGTCCTCACCCTCAGGACACCCAGAACCCGGGCCATGGTGGGGGACATGGTGGAGCTTTGctgtgaggcccagaggggctcTCCCCCGATCCTGTACCGGTTTTATCACGAGGATGTCACCCTGGGGAGCAGCTCGGCCCCCTCTGGAGGAGGAGCGTCCTTCAACCTCTCTCTGACCACAGAACATTCCGGGAACTACTCCTGTGAGGCCGACAATGGCCTGGGGGCCCAGCGCAGCGAGGCGGTGCCACTTTCCGTCTCAG TTCCAGTGTCTCGCCCCGTGCTCACCCTCAACCCTGCCAGGGCCCAGGCTGTGGTGGGAGATTTGTTAGAGCTTCGCTGTGAGGCCCAGAGCGGCTCTCCCCCGATCTTATACTGGTTTTATCACGAGGATGTCACCCTGGGGAACAGCTCGGCCCCCTCTGGAGGAGGAGCATCTTTTAACCTCTCTCTGACcacagaacattctggaaactaCTCCTGTGGGGCTGACAATGGCCTGGGGGTCCAGAGAAGTTACACAGTGACACTCAACTTCACAG AGTTTTCCACGAACAAAGTAACCCACATCACTGTGGGCGTCATCGGGTGCCTGCTAAGCCTGCTTGTCCTTGCTGCTAGTGCTTCTTTGGTGAGTCACTTCAGGACCCAAAGGAAATCAG GAGGACTCGCTACCACCGGAACACCCAG TTACAGTCCCAAGGAGCATTGGAAGCCTTCCTGGTCCGGACCCCCCCGCACAGACCCCCGAAGGCCCACCCCCGGTGAGCCGCCTGCCCTGATGGAGCTGCAGCCCGTGTACAGCAATG TGAGTCCTGGAGATGACAACCTGGTCTATTCCCAGATCTGCAGCAGCCAGCATTCAAAGGAAAATCCAGGTGAGACACCTTCCAGACAAGTGGAG GTGAGGCGGCCATGTGTGAGTGGATCCAAGAGGCGGCTTCTGATCGGGCCTCTCAAATATGAGTGGGACACGGAAAGAAGGCATCCTCTCCTCCCTTGCAGCCATCCTATGGCTGTGTCCCTTCCCACAGACCCGTGTCCACTGCCACCGGACCCCACACACTCTCTGGGGACAGACACTATTGTTTCCCACAAACATACTGGTAACATCTAG
- the FCRL3 gene encoding Fc receptor-like protein 3 isoform X5 — protein MGFPCHWPGQVPMLLWLLLTLGTFPKAFLLLKPPWSTAFKGEKVTLTCEADHSPAQGYTSWYHNWAFWVTGSKTIQTQKSGHYACKTQRSSISDPVHVEFLSEWLILQASHPVFEGDDVDLRCRGKNEEDINEKIYYRNQKEIGRHLSKFTLRSVSRDKSEYHCTASGESFWGPWEETSKPLNIQVQELFPHPVLRVSTPQPIEGSPVNLKCETWLPPLRSYIELQFCFFREDKVLGSGWSSSPELQIPTMWSEDSGSYSCQANAVTPNISKKSLRSWIRVKRIPVSDVNLEIQPPGGQLIEGEDLALICSVAKGTGTVTFSWHREGTERSLGRKTQRALSAELRIAAVRQQDAGRYYCAADNMHGPILSRRIRVNPRIPASRPVLTLRTPRTRAMVGDMVELCCEAQRGSPPILYRFYHEDVTLGSSSAPSGGGASFNLSLTTEHSGNYSCEADNGLGAQRSEAVPLSVSVPVSRPVLTLNPARAQAVVGDLLELRCEAQSGSPPILYWFYHEDVTLGNSSAPSGGGASFNLSLTTEHSGNYSCGADNGLGVQRSYTVTLNFTEFSTNKVTHITVGVIGCLLSLLVLAASASLVSHFRTQRKSGGLATTGTPSYSPKEHWKPSWSGPPRTDPRRPTPGEPPALMELQPVYSNVSPGDDNLVYSQICSSQHSKENPGETPSRQVEVRRPCVSGSKRRLLIGPLKYEWDTERRHPLLPCSHPMAVSLPTDPCPLPPDPTHSLGTDTIVSHKHTGNI, from the exons ATGGGCTTTCCCTGCCATTGGCCAGGCCAGGTCCCCATGCTTCTGTGGCTGCTGCTGACCCTGG GAACATTTCCAAAAGCTTTTCTTCTCCTCAAACCTCCATGGTCTACAGCCttcaaaggagagaaagtgaCTCTCACCTGTGAGGCTGACCATTCTCCTGCCCAGGGATATACATCTTGGTATCACAACTGGGCTTTCTGGGTAACCGGCTCTAAAACAATCCAAACACAGAAGTCTGGACATTACGCATGCAAGACCCAAAGATCTTCCATCAGTGACCCCGTGCATGTGGAATTTTTATCTG AGTGGCTGATCCTCCAGGCCTCACACCCTGTCTTTGAAGGAGATGATGTAGACCTGAGGTGCCGGGGGAAGAATGAAGAAGATATTAATGAGAAGATTTACtacagaaatcaaaaagaaattggTCGTCATCTCTCAAAGTTCACACTACGTTCAGTCTCCAGGGACAAGAGCGAATATCATTGTACTGCTTCTGGGGAATCTTTCTGGGGGCCATGGGAAGAAACTTCAAAACCTTTGAATATCCAAGTTCAAG agCTGTTTCCACATCCTGTGCTGAGAGTCAGCACCCCCCAGCCCATCGAGGGGAGCCCAGTGAACCTGAAATGTGAGACCTGGCTCCCTCCACTGAGGTCATACATTGAGCTTCAGTTCTGTTTCTTCAGAGAAGataaggtcctgggatctggctgGAGCAGCTCCCCGGAGCTCCAGATTCCCACCATGTGGAGTGAAGATTCCGGGTCCTACTCGTGCCAGGCAAACGCAGTGACTCCCAATATCAGTAAAAAAAGCCTGAGATCCTGGATACGTGTAAAGA GGATCCCTGTGTCTGATGTGAATCTAGAGATCCAGCCCCCTGGGGGCCAGCTGATTGAAGGAGAAGATCTGGCCCTTATCTGCTCAGTAGCCAAGGGTACAGGGACTGTCACATTCTCCTGGCACCGGGAGGGCACGGAGAGGAGCTTGGGCAGGAAGACGCAGCGTGCCCTGTCCGCAGAGCTGCGGATAGCTGCGGTGAGGCAGCAGGACGCTGGGAGGTACTACTGTGCGGCCGACAACATGCACGGCCCCATCCTCAGTAGACGGATCAGAGTCAATCCGAGAA TTCCAGCGTCCCGCCCTGTCCTCACCCTCAGGACACCCAGAACCCGGGCCATGGTGGGGGACATGGTGGAGCTTTGctgtgaggcccagaggggctcTCCCCCGATCCTGTACCGGTTTTATCACGAGGATGTCACCCTGGGGAGCAGCTCGGCCCCCTCTGGAGGAGGAGCGTCCTTCAACCTCTCTCTGACCACAGAACATTCCGGGAACTACTCCTGTGAGGCCGACAATGGCCTGGGGGCCCAGCGCAGCGAGGCGGTGCCACTTTCCGTCTCAG TTCCAGTGTCTCGCCCCGTGCTCACCCTCAACCCTGCCAGGGCCCAGGCTGTGGTGGGAGATTTGTTAGAGCTTCGCTGTGAGGCCCAGAGCGGCTCTCCCCCGATCTTATACTGGTTTTATCACGAGGATGTCACCCTGGGGAACAGCTCGGCCCCCTCTGGAGGAGGAGCATCTTTTAACCTCTCTCTGACcacagaacattctggaaactaCTCCTGTGGGGCTGACAATGGCCTGGGGGTCCAGAGAAGTTACACAGTGACACTCAACTTCACAG AGTTTTCCACGAACAAAGTAACCCACATCACTGTGGGCGTCATCGGGTGCCTGCTAAGCCTGCTTGTCCTTGCTGCTAGTGCTTCTTTGGTGAGTCACTTCAGGACCCAAAGGAAATCAG GAGGACTCGCTACCACCGGAACACCCAG TTACAGTCCCAAGGAGCATTGGAAGCCTTCCTGGTCCGGACCCCCCCGCACAGACCCCCGAAGGCCCACCCCCGGTGAGCCGCCTGCCCTGATGGAGCTGCAGCCCGTGTACAGCAATG TGAGTCCTGGAGATGACAACCTGGTCTATTCCCAGATCTGCAGCAGCCAGCATTCAAAGGAAAATCCAGGTGAGACACCTTCCAGACAAGTGGAG GTGAGGCGGCCATGTGTGAGTGGATCCAAGAGGCGGCTTCTGATCGGGCCTCTCAAATATGAGTGGGACACGGAAAGAAGGCATCCTCTCCTCCCTTGCAGCCATCCTATGGCTGTGTCCCTTCCCACAGACCCGTGTCCACTGCCACCGGACCCCACACACTCTCTGGGGACAGACACTATTGTTTCCCACAAACATACTGGTAACATCTAG